CACCCCGGTCCCCGCCTCCGAGGCCGCAGACGAGACGGTCAACATCGACTGGCGCGTGCTGGCCGGTCTCGACTACTCCAACGGCAAGGCTTCCGACACCCTGAAGAAGCTCGACGGCAAGCTCGTGCGTCTGCCGGGCTTCGTGGTGCCGCTCGACGACTTCCAGGAGGAAGGCGCCGAGTTCCTGCTGGTGCCGTACTACGGAGCCTGCGTGCACACCCCGCCGCCGCCGCCCAACCAGATCGTCATGGTCGAGATGTCGGGCCGGAAGTCGGTCAAGCTGAACCTGTTCGACGCGGTGTGGATGTCCGGACGCCTCAAGATCTCTTCGATCGAAAGCCCCTATGGGACGGTGGGCTATCAACTCGAAGGGATGAAGGTCGAGCCCTACTCGTCGAAATGACGGGCGCGGCGGCCACTCCGGCCGTCGAGCTCTCGAAGCTGCGCTTTGCCTATCGCACCGGGGCCGATGTGTTGGCGATCGATTCGCTGACCATCGCCCGTGGCGAGACGGTCTTCCTGCACGGGCCGAGCGGGAGTGGCAAGACCACGCTGCTCGGCCTTCTCGCGGGGGTCCTGCAGGCCACCAGCGGCGAGGTGCGAGTGCTCGGCGAGAATTTCTCCACGATGTCGAGTGGTGCGCGGGACGCGTTTCGCGCGCGGCATCTGGGGTATGTGTTCCAGATGTTCAACCTCATTCCGTACCTCCCGGTGCGGGAGAACATCCTGTTGCCCATCCGGCTCGAACCGGTGCGTCGTCAGCGACTGGGGTCGCAGTCGTACGACGCGGCGGTGCAGGATGTGGCGGAGCAGCTCGACATCGCGCGGTATCTCGACTCGCCCATCACCGAACTGAGCGTCGGACAGCAGCAACGGGTGGCGGCGGCGCGCGCGCTCATCGGGCACCCCGAGGTGGTCATCGCCGATGAACCCACCAGCGCGCTCGACACGGATCGCCGGGAACAGTTCCTCGAACTGCTGTTCCGGTCCTGTGAGAAGGCCGGCGCCACGCTGGTGTTCGTCAGTCACGATCATACACTGATGCCGTTGTTCTCCCGCATCGTGGAGCTGACCGAGATCAATCACGCCGCGCGCAGCAGCCGGCAGACCGGCACCTTTGCCGCGCCGCACGGAGGTGCCGCATGATGCTCATTCTGCGTCTGGCACTGGCGTCGTTGCGCAGTCGACTGCTCACCACGGCCCTGACGGTGGCGTCCATCGCGTTGTCGGTGACGCTGCTGGTGGGGATCGAAACGGTGCGCGCCGGGGTGCGGGAAAGTTTTGCGGGCACCATCCGGGGTGTCGATCTGATTGTCGGCGCGCGCGGCGGCACCCTGCAGATCCTGCTGAGCACCGTGTTCGGCATCGGTTCGCCGGCCGGTTCGGTGAAGCTGTCCACGATGGAACGGTGGGCGGAGCATCCGGCGGTGAAGTGGGTGGTGCCGTATTCGCTGGGCGACAGCCATCGGGGTTTCCGCGTGGTGGGCACCACGACGGAGTTCTACGAGCGGTATCGCTATCGTCAGAACAATCCGATCGTGTTCGCGGCCGGTCGGGCGGCGCAGTCCGATACGGAAGTGGTGATCGGCAGCGAAGTGGCCGATCGCCTCAAGTACACGGTGGGCACACCGGTGGTGGTCACCCACGGCCTGCGCGACATCGGTACGTCCAATCATGATGCGCATCCGTTCCACGTGGTGGGTGTGCTGGCGCGGACGTTCACGCCGATCGATCGTGCGGTGTACGTGACGCTGGAAGGCATCGAAGCGATGCACGAGGGTGTGGAGACCGCGGCACCTGCTCCGGTGTTGCCCACCTCGATCTCGCCGCGTCCCGATTCGGCGCCCGGCCGTGCGTCGGCCCAGGCAGGTCGCGCTTCGTCGGCATCGTCCGCCGCCGCGGTCGCGGTGGTGGAAGCCAACAAACGTCGTGCCGCCGCACTGCCGGTGGCGCCGCCGCCCGGTACGCCGATGGCGATGCCGGGCGCGGAACCTCCGCCGGGCACCCCGATGGCGATGCCGGGAGCCGAACCCCCACCGGGCACGCCGATGGTGATGCCGGGTGCCGAGGCGCCGGCGGCGGTCGTGGCGCAGCCGGTCAAGCCGGTGGTGAAAACACCCGTGAAGGCCGCGCCCGCCGAGGAGAAGCACGATGAAGCGGAGGCGCACGATCACGGCGACGATCAGATCACCGCATTTTTCGTGGGCACCAAGAACCGTTTCGAAGCGCTGATGCTGCAGCGGGAGATGAACACCGATCTGGTGGAACCGCTCACGGCCGTCATTCCCGGTGTGGCACTGGGTGAGCTGTGGCAGAACATCGGTAGCGCCGAAGTGGGTCTGCGGGTGATCGCGATGTTCGCGGTGGCGATCAGCATCACCGGTATGCTGGTGGCGCTCTATTCGTCACTCGAAGCGCGTCGTCGGGAGATGGCGATCCTGCGTGCCGTGGGCGCCGGCCCCAAAACCATCATCGCGCTGCTCGTGATCGAGAGTACGATGCTGGCCATCATCGGCTGCATCGTCGGTGTGGCTGCCGTGTACGCCGGGCTGGCGTTGGCGCAGGGGCCGATCGAACAGCGCTTCGGTCTGCATCTCGCGCTGCGTGCACTCGGTGAGACCGAGTACATGTATCTCGCGATCGTGATCGTGTCGGGCATGCTCATCGGCTTCGTGCCCGCCTGGAAAGCGTACCGCACCAGTCTCGTGGATGGACTGAGCCCACGGGCGTGATTGGGAAGCGGCGGCAACAAAAACAACAGCAGAAAAACAGAACGCAGATTCTACAGGTGACACAGAAACGCGCGGATACTGCATCGGTGCAGCAGTATCCGCGCGTTTCCGCGCCATCTGTTTCATCTGCGACTTGCTGTTGCTGTTGCTTGTGGTGGTGGTGTACGCGGCATCGCCCCGCACGGAGCCATCCTGCTGGTATCCGCTGTTCATCCTGCCGGTATCGCGCCCGCAGGGCGCCCTCCAAATCCCATCCGCCTCTCCGAAAGCCGCCGACGCTGCGCCACTCCGGACCCGTCGCTCCCGGGGCGTCCACAAATCCCCGCAACAGTCGTAATTTGAAAGGATAGGTCCGTCACGAACGGGCCATCCTGTCATTCTCCTCACGTTACCAACACTCTGGTTTCGGTCATGAAGAAATCGGTCGTGCTTCTCGCACTTGCTGCGTCGTCACTGTCCGCGCAGCCTCCCGGTGGCCGCGGCGGGCCGCCGCCCGTCGTACGGAATCCGCAGGGACTCCCCATCTCGCCGGCGCCCGACTACGTGCGCACCGACGCGCCCACCGATCCGATGATCCAGAAGATCTGGGACGAGGGCATGCAGCGCTCACAGGCCGCATCGCTCGCCCAGCAGCTCATGGATTCCATCGGACCGCGTCTGACCGGATCGCCCAACATGACGCGCGGTCAGGACTGGCTGCTCGCCACGTACAAAAAGTGGGGCGTGCCGGCGCGCAAGGAGCAGTACGGCACGTGGAATTCGTGGAACCGCGGCGCCACATTCGTCCAGCTCACCGCGCCGCGCGTCAAGCCGCTCGAAGCCACGATGATGTCGTGGAGCGGCAACACCGCCGGCAAGTGGGTGGAAGGGGACGTCATCACGCTCAAGCCGTATGCGACGCCCGAGGAGTTCAAGGCGTGGCTGCCGAACGTGAAGGGCAAGATCGTGCTCGCGAGCGCGCCGCGGTTGTCGTGCCGCATGCCGGCGCAGGTGCAGGAGTTCGCGATGGCCAGCACGCTGGCCGCGCTCGACTCGGCGCAGCGTGACCTCACGGCCACCTATGCGGGACTCACGCAGCGCGTCCCCACGTTCTACGCCGACGTGAAGGCCGCCGGTGCCGTGGCCGTCTTCGAATCGAACTGGTCGCAGTTCCCCGGCATCGACAAGGTGTTCGGCTCGCCGCGCAATGCCGCGCTGCCCACCATCGATATCGGCTGCGAAGACTACGGCATGCTCTTCCGTCTGGCCCAGAACAAGCAGGGACCGAAGATCAAGATGCTCGCCGAATCGCAGGCGCTCGGTGAGAAGCCGGTGTTCAACGTGGTGGCCGAGATCAAGGGATCGTCGAAGCCCGATGAATACGTGGTGCTGTCGGCGCACTTCGACAGTTGGGAAGGACACTCCGGCGCCACCGACAACGGCACGGGCACCATCACGATGCTCGAAGCGTTGCGCATTCTGAAGACCGTGCTGCCCAACCCGTCGCGCACCATCGTGGTGGGACACTGGAGCGGTGAAGAGCAGGGCCTCAACGGCTCCGGCGCGTACGCGGCCGATCATCCCGAGGTGATCAAGGGCCTGCAGTTCGCGTTCAATCAGGACAACGGCACTGGACGCATCGTGAGCACCGGCCCGAGCATCCTGCCGGAGAACGGCCCGCGTCTCGCCCAGTACATGAAGCAGATGCCGGCCCAGCTCACGCAGACCATCCGTCTGTCAGGCCCGTCGGGCATCGGCGGTGGATCGGATCACGCCTCGTTCCTCTGCCATGGTGCGCCCGCGGCGAGCCTCGGCGCACTGGGCTGGGACTATGGCAACACCACCTGGCACACGAACCGCGACTCCTACGACAAGGTCGTCATGGACGATCTCAAGCAGAACGCGACGCTCACTGCGATGTTCGCGTACCTCGCCAGCGAAGATCCCCAGAAGAGTTCGCGCACGCTGATGAATCCCATGCCGACCGGCCCGAACGGTCAGCCGATCACGATTCCGAACTGCACGCCACCCGCGCGTGAGTCGAGCGGGTATCGCCGCTGAGTCGTGGATCGGTCAGTCGATCGCCTATTTGGCGGTGAGCTTCGCCAGCGCGCCGCGGACGATCGCACTGACTTCTCCGTGTGTGCCGCCTTCCACGACGGCCCGCACGGCCCGTTCGGCTTCGACCTGATTGTAGCCGAGCGTTATGAGCGCCCGTACGGCGTCATCACTTCCGGGTGATGGCGCCGTGCCCGTTGTGGGGGCCGTCCCCACGGTGTCGATCTTGTCGGCCAGATCGAGAATGATCTGCTCCGCTTTCTTGCGACCCACCCGCGGCACGCGCATGAGCGTGAGCACGTCCTTGTCGCGCAGGGCCCGCACCACCCGATCGGGGGTGAGCGCCGAGAGAATGCCCAGCGCCAGTGCGGGACCCACACCCTTGGCGCCAAGCAGCTTCTGAAAGACCGCACGCTCGTACGCGTGGGAAAACCCGTAGAGCTGCCACCCGTCTTCACGTACGGCGAGATGCGTGTGCAACGTGACCGTGCCCCCTTCGGCCGGAAGGGATTCGAAGACCGACAGCGGGATGAGGCATTCGTAGGCCACGCCACCGGCAGTCAGGATCTCCACGCGATCGAGTTCACGATGGACCAACGTCCCACGCACCTGGGAAATCATCGACGGGGCGCTCGTTTGGTGGTGGTCATGTCGGGCCGTCGCACTTCGGGAAGGCGCGGCAGTTGGATGGACAGACAGGCACAGAGTGCGGCGGCCACACCATCGGCCGCATCGGCGGGTTCAGGCGCATGTTTGAGCCGCAGCAGTTTGGTCACCATGAATTGCACCTGCTCCTTGGTGGCCGCGCCACGTCCGGTGATGGCCTTCTTGATCTCGGCCGGCGGATACTCGCGGATGGTGAGACCGGCCTGCTGTCCGGCCAGCAGGATCACGCCGCGCGCGTGACCCAGCACCACCGTGGTGCGTACGTTGCGGGCGTAGAAGATGTCCTCGACACTGATGGTATCGGGACGATGGCGGGCAATGAGGTCGCGCACGCCATCATGGATTTCCGTGAGTCGCACGGAGAGGGCGTCGTGCGCGGTGGTGCGCAGCACGCCGCATTCCACGAGGGTGGCGGCCCGTCCATCGAATGCCACCACCCCGAACCCGGTCACCGCCGTGCCGGGGTCGATCCCGAGCACGAGCGACGGACGGGTCACGCGTCGGCCATCGCGTCTTCGTCCATTTCGAAGTTCGCGTCGACTTTCTGCACGTCGTCGAGTTCTTCGAGCGCTTCGAGCAGCTTGAGCAGTTGCGTGGCGTTGTCGCCTTCCACCTTCACGGTGCTGCGCGGCACCCAGGCGAGTTCGGCGTTCTCCACGGTGTACTTCCCGCTTTCGAGCCCTTCCTTGGTGGCATGCAGCGCACCGGGGTCGGTGGTGATCACGAAGACTTCGCCTTCGTTCACCACGTCCTCGGCGCCGGCCTCGAGCGCGGCTTCGATGAGTGCGTCTTCGTTCACGCCATCGGAGGGCACGGTCATCTGTCCCTTGCGGTCGAACATGAAGGCCACCGAATTGGTGGTGCCCATGTTGCCGTTGTTGCGCGAGAGCTTGTGCCGGACGTCGGCCACGGTGCGCGTGGGATTGTCCGTGACGGCGGCGATCATGATGGCGACGCCGCCGGGTCCGTAGGCTTCGTACAGCACTTCGGTATAGTCGACGCCTTCGAGCTCGCCGGTACCCTTCTTGATGGCGCGCTCGATGTTGTCCTTGGGCATCGAGCTGGCCTTGGCGTTGTCGATGGCCGTGCGCAGACGCGGATTGCCGGAGGGATCACCGCCCCCCAGTTTCGCCGCCATCGTGATTTCGCGGATCAGGCGGGTGAAGAGCGCGCCCCGCTTCTTGTCGGTGGCGGCCTTGTAGTGCTTGATCTGCTTCCATTTGCTGTGACCAGCCATCGTCCTGTCTCGCTACCGGGAAAGTCGTCGTTCTGGGTTATCCCTGAAATATGCGGTCGGTCGGGGGGCTGGTGAACCCGGTGCTCGGCTCCGGGCGCGGGATGGCGGTGCGGCCTGGTGCGGCGCTGGAGAGTTCTGGGAGGGCCTTGGGGTTGAGGGGCGCCCTGCGGGCGCGATACCGGCAGGATGAACGGCCGGATACCAGCAGGATTGGGCCCGTGCGGGGCAAGGACGTCGCGGGGCGGCGCGGGCTGCCAGTCGATCGCATCGACAAACAGCAACAGCACGCCGCAGATGAAACAGATGGCGCGGAAACACGCAGAGACAACAACAAGATGTTTTTTATTGTATGAATCGTGCCCGCTTGATCAGCGCGTTTCCGCGATATCTGCTCAATCCGTGTCACGTGTTGCTGTTTCCGATCTACCGGCATCACGAGGTCCTTGCTTTCCACACAGGCCCAATCCTGCTGGTATCCGGCCGTTCATCCTGCGGGTATCGCCGCCGCAGGCGGCCCTGCATCGCCAGTCGTTTACCCCCAACCAGCGGAAACGCATTGCCCGGAAACGCACACGCCGGAAACGCGCCGCGCCCTACTCCTCCAGCACGTCCTCGAATCGTCCGAACCGCGCATCGAAATAGAGATCGATGTACCCACGCGGCCCGTCGCGGTGCTTGAGGACCAGCAACTCCGTGGCGCCGGTCACGCCGAGATCGGCTTCGTAGAGTTCCTCGCGATACAAGCCGAGTACGAGGTCGGCGTGCGCGCCCACGGCGCCGCCGAGTCCGAAGTCGGCGAGCCGCGGACGCCGGTCGCCACGCTGTCGGTCGAGGGCCGGGAGATGTGTGGTGAGCAGCACCACCACCTGTCGATGCAGGGCCAACCGTTTGAGCGTGAGCACCGCGTGGGCCAGTGCATCGGCCGGAGCGAGATCACGATCGAGCAGGCCTTCCAGTGCATCGACCACGACGAGAGGCACGTCGGGTGAGGCTTCGAGAGCCCGATCGACGGCCTGCACCCCACCGGTGAGCAATGTCTCCACCACCGGCGCCTTGTCGCGCAGCATGAGCGCCGCCGTGGCCAGGCGGGTGCGCTCGTCGGTGGACACCACGCCGAGTCGGAGGGCCTCGAGCGAGACCCGGGCCGACATCGACAGGGCACGTTCGTAGGCGCGCTCCGGGCGCATCTCGCTGGTGAGCAGGAGCGCGCGACGATCGGCGCGCAGGGTGATGGCGAGCGCGAGCGCCGAGCATCCCACGCCGTCGTCACCACCGAGGACCACCAGATCACCGCGCCGGAATCCGCCGCCGATGGCACGGTCGATGGAGGGAAACCCGCTGGCCACAATCGCCGGATCGACATCGCCCACACTCACCGCCACGTCGAAACCGCCCGTGTCGTCGGCGCTGGCACTGATACCGGCACTCAGGCGATCGAGACGGGCGACGAGCCGCGTGAGTGGTGAGATGTCGCTGTCGTGACTCATCGGCTCAGGCGCCCGCAAGCTGCCGCGCGAGGCGCTCGAGCTCCTGAATGGAGGGACCGTCGAGATGATTGCTGGTGGCCGCCACGAGACTGCGCAGTGCCCCCGCGACCTGCAGCGCGGTCCCCGGCGTCGTTTCGGCGCAGCGCACGAAGGGCGAGCGGGTGGCCGGCGGCAGCGCGAGCGAGGCCAGCCACACCTTGGCCGCTGCGGCGCGCGAGGCCCGTTCGGCCGTGGGCAGGATCCCGTCGGGCAGCAGCCCCTGGGCAAGGCGCGCGGTCATCAGCGCCGCCAGCGCCACCTCACGGCCGCCGCCAAGGGGCAGACGTCCCGCCAGTGAAGCGAGGGCCGGAAACGGGAAACGCAGGGACTCCAGCGCGTACGGAAGCGTCTCGATATGCACGGCAGGGAACATAACGTCCGCCGGAGGTTCGGTCAGTGCGGGCACGCCTTCACCCAGCGGTGGAGACGCGGGCCGGACGCACGACGGCCCTGTCGATTGCACCGGGCTCGCTGGACCCACGTTCGGCGCATCGGGTATCTTGTCCGGATGGCGCAGGCGGCGAAGACGATTCTGTGGGTGGACGACGAAGCGGACCTTCTGGAACCGCACCGGCTGCTCCTCGGCGACAAGGGATATCGGGTGGAGACGGCAACCAATGCCGACGACGCCCTCGAATTGTTGCGGCGGCACCCCTACGATCTCGTCCTGCTCGACGAGCAGATGCCGGGCACCCGCGGCCTCGATGCCTACCGGGACATCCGCGAGATCCTGCCGTCGCTGCCCGTGGTGATGGTCACCAAGAGCGAGGAGGACACCACGCTCAAGGAGGCCATCGGCGCGAACATCCGGGACTATCTGGTCAAGCCCGTCACGCCGCGGCAGGTCCTCACGGTCATCACTCGCATTCTCGACGGGCCGCTCATCCGCTCACAGGCACTGGCGCGTGCCTTCGTGGAACGCTTCCGGGCCATCGAAGCGGAACGGTACGCGGGACTCGACTGGCGTGGCTGGATCGAGCGATTCGCGGAGCTGATGCAATGGGACGTCGATCTCGCGGATGCCGGCGAACTCGGGCTGCACGAATCGCTGCGTGGGCTCTACCCCGACATGCACCGCGAATTCGCGGCGTTCATGCGTCGCGAATATCCGCGCTGGCTGCGTGAGCTCGATGGCGACCGGCCGCCGCTGTCGGTGGATGTCGTGACCGAGTTTCTGCTGCCGGTGCTGGCGCGTGACCGCAAAGCCATCTTCGTGGTGATCGACTGCCTGCGTCTCGATCAGTGGCGCGCGCTCGAGCCGTCGCTGACCGCGCTGTTCGACGTGGAGACGACGCACTACTACTCGATTCTCCCCACGGCCACGCCGTACGCGCGCAATGCGCTCTTCAGCGGACTCTTCCCCGGTGAGATCGCCGCCCGCTTCCCCGACTGGTGGGGGGAGCGCGACGACGAAGCCCTGAACGCCCACGAGAAGGAGTTGCTCGTGGCGCATCTGGAAGAGTTGAAGGTGCCGGCGCAGGTGCGCTACCAGAAACTCACCACGGCCGCCGATTCCGACGATCTCGAACGTCATCTGCCGGCCGCCATCGCGGGCGAGGGTGTGCATGCATTCGTGTTCAATTTCGTCGACATGCTCACGCATGGCCGCTCGGAATCGATGATTCTCTACGAAGTGGCCCGCGACGAGATC
The window above is part of the Gemmatimonas aurantiaca genome. Proteins encoded here:
- a CDS encoding DUF3299 domain-containing protein; its protein translation is MHRRPSALLSLTGIAALVVASSAFTTPPGPDRPTPAKAATAVTPAKATPVPASEAADETVNIDWRVLAGLDYSNGKASDTLKKLDGKLVRLPGFVVPLDDFQEEGAEFLLVPYYGACVHTPPPPPNQIVMVEMSGRKSVKLNLFDAVWMSGRLKISSIESPYGTVGYQLEGMKVEPYSSK
- a CDS encoding ABC transporter ATP-binding protein → MTGAAATPAVELSKLRFAYRTGADVLAIDSLTIARGETVFLHGPSGSGKTTLLGLLAGVLQATSGEVRVLGENFSTMSSGARDAFRARHLGYVFQMFNLIPYLPVRENILLPIRLEPVRRQRLGSQSYDAAVQDVAEQLDIARYLDSPITELSVGQQQRVAAARALIGHPEVVIADEPTSALDTDRREQFLELLFRSCEKAGATLVFVSHDHTLMPLFSRIVELTEINHAARSSRQTGTFAAPHGGAA
- a CDS encoding FtsX-like permease family protein, whose amino-acid sequence is MMLILRLALASLRSRLLTTALTVASIALSVTLLVGIETVRAGVRESFAGTIRGVDLIVGARGGTLQILLSTVFGIGSPAGSVKLSTMERWAEHPAVKWVVPYSLGDSHRGFRVVGTTTEFYERYRYRQNNPIVFAAGRAAQSDTEVVIGSEVADRLKYTVGTPVVVTHGLRDIGTSNHDAHPFHVVGVLARTFTPIDRAVYVTLEGIEAMHEGVETAAPAPVLPTSISPRPDSAPGRASAQAGRASSASSAAAVAVVEANKRRAAALPVAPPPGTPMAMPGAEPPPGTPMAMPGAEPPPGTPMVMPGAEAPAAVVAQPVKPVVKTPVKAAPAEEKHDEAEAHDHGDDQITAFFVGTKNRFEALMLQREMNTDLVEPLTAVIPGVALGELWQNIGSAEVGLRVIAMFAVAISITGMLVALYSSLEARRREMAILRAVGAGPKTIIALLVIESTMLAIIGCIVGVAAVYAGLALAQGPIEQRFGLHLALRALGETEYMYLAIVIVSGMLIGFVPAWKAYRTSLVDGLSPRA
- a CDS encoding M20/M25/M40 family metallo-hydrolase, translating into MKKSVVLLALAASSLSAQPPGGRGGPPPVVRNPQGLPISPAPDYVRTDAPTDPMIQKIWDEGMQRSQAASLAQQLMDSIGPRLTGSPNMTRGQDWLLATYKKWGVPARKEQYGTWNSWNRGATFVQLTAPRVKPLEATMMSWSGNTAGKWVEGDVITLKPYATPEEFKAWLPNVKGKIVLASAPRLSCRMPAQVQEFAMASTLAALDSAQRDLTATYAGLTQRVPTFYADVKAAGAVAVFESNWSQFPGIDKVFGSPRNAALPTIDIGCEDYGMLFRLAQNKQGPKIKMLAESQALGEKPVFNVVAEIKGSSKPDEYVVLSAHFDSWEGHSGATDNGTGTITMLEALRILKTVLPNPSRTIVVGHWSGEEQGLNGSGAYAADHPEVIKGLQFAFNQDNGTGRIVSTGPSILPENGPRLAQYMKQMPAQLTQTIRLSGPSGIGGGSDHASFLCHGAPAASLGALGWDYGNTTWHTNRDSYDKVVMDDLKQNATLTAMFAYLASEDPQKSSRTLMNPMPTGPNGQPITIPNCTPPARESSGYRR
- the ruvA gene encoding Holliday junction branch migration protein RuvA; amino-acid sequence: MISQVRGTLVHRELDRVEILTAGGVAYECLIPLSVFESLPAEGGTVTLHTHLAVREDGWQLYGFSHAYERAVFQKLLGAKGVGPALALGILSALTPDRVVRALRDKDVLTLMRVPRVGRKKAEQIILDLADKIDTVGTAPTTGTAPSPGSDDAVRALITLGYNQVEAERAVRAVVEGGTHGEVSAIVRGALAKLTAK
- the ruvC gene encoding crossover junction endodeoxyribonuclease RuvC, with translation MTRPSLVLGIDPGTAVTGFGVVAFDGRAATLVECGVLRTTAHDALSVRLTEIHDGVRDLIARHRPDTISVEDIFYARNVRTTVVLGHARGVILLAGQQAGLTIREYPPAEIKKAITGRGAATKEQVQFMVTKLLRLKHAPEPADAADGVAAALCACLSIQLPRLPEVRRPDMTTTKRAPRR
- a CDS encoding YebC/PmpR family DNA-binding transcriptional regulator, with the protein product MAGHSKWKQIKHYKAATDKKRGALFTRLIREITMAAKLGGGDPSGNPRLRTAIDNAKASSMPKDNIERAIKKGTGELEGVDYTEVLYEAYGPGGVAIMIAAVTDNPTRTVADVRHKLSRNNGNMGTTNSVAFMFDRKGQMTVPSDGVNEDALIEAALEAGAEDVVNEGEVFVITTDPGALHATKEGLESGKYTVENAELAWVPRSTVKVEGDNATQLLKLLEALEELDDVQKVDANFEMDEDAMADA
- a CDS encoding DnaB-like helicase C-terminal domain-containing protein — encoded protein: MSHDSDISPLTRLVARLDRLSAGISASADDTGGFDVAVSVGDVDPAIVASGFPSIDRAIGGGFRRGDLVVLGGDDGVGCSALALAITLRADRRALLLTSEMRPERAYERALSMSARVSLEALRLGVVSTDERTRLATAALMLRDKAPVVETLLTGGVQAVDRALEASPDVPLVVVDALEGLLDRDLAPADALAHAVLTLKRLALHRQVVVLLTTHLPALDRQRGDRRPRLADFGLGGAVGAHADLVLGLYREELYEADLGVTGATELLVLKHRDGPRGYIDLYFDARFGRFEDVLEE
- a CDS encoding response regulator, translating into MAQAAKTILWVDDEADLLEPHRLLLGDKGYRVETATNADDALELLRRHPYDLVLLDEQMPGTRGLDAYRDIREILPSLPVVMVTKSEEDTTLKEAIGANIRDYLVKPVTPRQVLTVITRILDGPLIRSQALARAFVERFRAIEAERYAGLDWRGWIERFAELMQWDVDLADAGELGLHESLRGLYPDMHREFAAFMRREYPRWLRELDGDRPPLSVDVVTEFLLPVLARDRKAIFVVIDCLRLDQWRALEPSLTALFDVETTHYYSILPTATPYARNALFSGLFPGEIAARFPDWWGERDDEALNAHEKELLVAHLEELKVPAQVRYQKLTTAADSDDLERHLPAAIAGEGVHAFVFNFVDMLTHGRSESMILYEVARDEIALRALTRQWFERSALFSLLKEASRRNISVVVTSDHGALHCNTPATVFAKRDATANLRYKFGEDIRAERADHALLFSNPDDLRLPHRTPGTNTLLAAGDTFFVYPTKLREYQGRYRGSFLHGGVSPEECILPVSLLTPKR